From Canis lupus familiaris isolate Mischka breed German Shepherd chromosome 16, alternate assembly UU_Cfam_GSD_1.0, whole genome shotgun sequence, one genomic window encodes:
- the TMEM139 gene encoding transmembrane protein 139 — translation MVPSQLWGRLEKPLLFLCCASFLLGLALLGIKPDIAPVAYFFLTLGGVFFLVCLLACSLEWGYRSRQTESTGASGNARDNEAFEVPTYEEAVVESQCRPQQSDQPPPYSSVVIPPGLEEGQPSHPEGPDRARLERRVGSEGSMTPQNSGRVPVSLRLRGPRVTSTVPDLQSLGVPPKLEPLTPPPAYDVSFGQPDDNVFFENNWTPP, via the exons aTGGTGCCAAGCCAGTTGTGGGGGAGACTGGAGAAGCCGCTTCTCTTCCTGTGCTGTGCCTCCTTCCTCCTGGGGCTGGCTTTACTGGGCATAAAGCCAGACATCGCCCCTGTTGCTTATTTCTTTCTCACCTTGGGTGGTGTCTTCTTCCTTGTCTGCCTCCTGGCCTGTTCTCTGGAATGGGGGTACCGATCAAGGCAGACGGAGAGCACAGGGGCCTCAGGCAATGCACG TGACAATGAAGCCTTTGAGGTGCCAACCTATGAAGAGGCTGTGGTGGAATCACAATGCCGCCCTCAGCAGTCCGATCAACCACCGCCCTACAGCAGTGTTGTCATCCCCCCAGGACTTGAGGAAGGACAGCCTAGCCACCCAGAGGGGCCCGATAGAGCCAGATTGGAAAGGCGAGTGGGCTCAGAGGGATCTATGACCCCACAAAACTCTGGAAGAGTTCCAGTCAGCCTTCGGCTTCGGGGACCCCGGGTCACGTCCACTGTCCCTGATCTGCAGAGCTTGGGGGTGCCCCCCAAATTGGAGCCCCTGactcctccccctgcctatgaTGTCAGCTTTGGTCAACCTGATGacaatgttttctttgaaaacaactGGACGCCCCCTTAA
- the GSTK1 gene encoding LOW QUALITY PROTEIN: glutathione S-transferase kappa 1 (The sequence of the model RefSeq protein was modified relative to this genomic sequence to represent the inferred CDS: deleted 1 base in 1 codon) has protein sequence MGPLPRTLELFYDVLSPYSWLGFEVLCRYKNIWNINLQLRPSLIAGIMKDSGNQPPALLPRKAQYLINDIRLLGQHVQVPMQFPKDFFSVILEKGSLSAMRFLTAVNMEHPEMLEKVSRELWMRVWSRDEDITEPQSILAAAEKAGMSTEQAQGLLEKIVTPKVKNKLKENTEAACKYGAFGLPVTVAHLDGQTHMLFGSDRMELLAHLLGEKWMGPVPPAINPKL, from the exons ATGGGGCCCCTGCCGCGGACCCTGGAGCTCTTCTACGACGTACTGTCCCCCTACTCCTGGCTGGGCTTCGAG GTCCTGTGCCGGTACAAGAACATCTGGAACATCAACCTGCAGTTGCGCCCCAGCCTCATTGCAGGGATCATGAAAGACAGCG GAAACCAGCCGCCAGCTCTGCTTCCCCGCAAAGCCCAATACCTGATAAATGACATTAGACTCCTAGGACAGCATGTCCAGGTTCCCATGCAGTTCCCCAAGGATTTCTTCTCTGTGATCCTTGAAAAAG GAAGTTTATCAGCCATGAGATTCCTCACTGCTGTGAACATGGAACACCCAGAGATGTTAGAGAAAGTGTCCAGGGAACTATGGATGCGTGTCTGGTCACGG GATGAAGACATCACAGAACCTCAGAGCATCTTAGCT GCTGCAGAGAAGGCTGGCATGTCTACAGAACAAGCCCAGGGACTTCTGGAAAAGATTGTAACACCAAAGGTGAAAAACAAGCTCAAGGAGAACACTGAGGCAGCCTGCAAATATGGG GCCTTTGGGCTGCCAGTCACTGTGGCCCATCTGGATGGT CAAACCCACATGCTATTTGGCTCTGATCGGATGGAGTTGCTGGCACACCTGCTGG GAGAGAAGTGGATGGGCCCGGTGCCTCCAGCTATAAATCCCAAACTTTAA